One segment of Fusarium falciforme chromosome 13, complete sequence DNA contains the following:
- a CDS encoding Chromo domain-containing protein, with the protein MPPEPSDDKPSNQGKFTALTHGSRRSTSDNPLLVVNRDKVEAPKGVTTGESDEEEVDGELEDGLFIVETIKNHVIDKNGNLVFQVKWKGFESKKDLTWEPEENLKVSGDEILNEYFDTIGGRHKIFEESDRAAKTKRRIRTTNGTLGTRPKRLRQNKAHLTDETLLATAKKWSPPSGSWEDEMEMIDACEEDDNGKLIVYLIWKNGQKTKHNTEIIYKKCPQKMLQFYEEHVKIIGKEKNAMRDGTRAF; encoded by the exons ATGCCTCCAG AGCCCAGCGACGACAAACCTTCGAATCAGGGCAAATTTACGGCTCTCACTCATGGGAGCCGAAGGTCAACCTCAGACAACCCACTGTTGGTTGTTAACCGTGACAAAGTCGAAGCTCCCAAAGGCGTTACTACGGGCGAgagtgatgaagaggaagttgATGGCGAACTTGAGGATGGCCT TTTTATTGTAGAGACGATCAAGAACCACGTGATTGACAAAAAT GGCAACCTCGTGTTTCAGGTTAAGTGGAAGGGTTTTGAGAGCAAGAAAGACTTAACTTGGGAACCCGAGGAGAATCTCAA GGTATCGGGTGACGAGATTCTCAATGAGTATTTTGACACGATAGGTGGGAGGCACAAGATCTTCGAGGAATCAGACAGAGCGGCCAAGACCAAAAGGCGTATACGGACGACAAATGGCACTTTAGGCACAAGGCCTAAGCGATTGCGACAAAACAAGGCGCATCTTACCGATGAGACGTTGCTTGCGACAGCGAAGAAATGGAGTCCTCCTTCGGGGTCgtgggaggatgagatggagatgataGACGCTTgtgaggaagacgacaatGGAAAGTTGATCGTTTATCTTATTTGGAAGAACGGCCAGAAGACCAAGCATAACACGGAGATCATCTACAAGAAGTGTCCGCAAAAG ATGCTCCAGTTTTATGAGGAACACGTCAAGATTAttgggaaagagaaaaatgcCATGAGAGACGGCACGAGGGCCTTCTAG
- a CDS encoding ATP-dependent DNA helicase hus2/rqh1, whose translation MARLKSSSKSRKPSLVSRPQQLLSPSCITPNRLTPQDASARRPNPSTWSPEPSKTQSPPPEKAPAPARVRTLRTSSPDFPDLNADGLEYLDLTNDAFDSPDSLSFSSDAKLWREDYTSRPNLVASGGRKRKSSEISEEEFSDLGDFPDIYELLGTYPPTPSPGSRSGTRRRDGSRSNRTRRTRDGFKNHLSTEISLISEEDEDDILLPSRYAHSPLAREQSPRKALPVIDTQPPSKGATSPLKESAVSSEASNPVHQTSSLPPRMEDGRDEPFSPGSDEESLTPPSHSSSIAILKVSTNKPAQICTHAAPTAVPAAQLDFASPSQRHTTPGIAAPRVRAIASNSSQTTKVTPEDSFNEPPSKTPPESSKALVLLNQLSSQPSTLTKWSEFMDKLIQQNDKNFIRAINERWPKEKRSEVKSEKERLLRQQKAFRQLAAPTDEYRALCRKREELAQVIAQAYAQGLDTDEDEVRLDDLTDEIQAVEQALLKTIDDTGLDVAGFLGTFQEPTYGRPPASVIVMGTQLMFQSSANMSMVSNVATLASEMGTRVAHETQLPKSSRNQQYPAASRIKASQGMSVLAQEDNAVSAPPFSKDTAKPSNAPYQPRPATRPSVVDPMPVDAEFDIGDDGFSDLHELQLQPVLKAARNLVPGSRSPPQATHRRPGDEFSDFSDDEEMLAFAQDYETRQSHAPVLQDFGKIFSETSGNAGAVAKPRASSKEPLPSVAPESIPGKLMKHLWSPEVQRMLKDRFRMKGFRHNQLEAINATLGGRDAFVLMPTGGGKSLCYQLPSVIKTGKTQGVTIVVSPLLSLMQDQVDHMKSLGIQAVAFNGECSAEYKRQVMTAFEERSPEDYIELLYVTPEMVSKNVTFSNGMRTLHDKGKLARIVIDEAHCVSQWGHDFRPDYKTLGQVRQRYPGVPVMALTATATQNVIVDIRHNLGMDNCQTFSQSFNRPNLYYEVRGKTTNAKCMDEIASLIKSKYANQSGIVYTVSRKNAEMVVESLSDQGITARYYHAGVDPQEKVEVQTAWQQGQIKIVVATIAFGMGIDKPDVRFVIHHGLPKSLEGYYQETGRAGRDGDPSDCILFYGKQDIRILKKLIAEGDGNKEQKERQMSMLNRVTAFCDNKSDCRRAEILRYFGEDFSAAQCGKTCDNCKAGLIFEQQDFSEYAIAAIRVVQAQRRITAVQCADILIGRKYPPYEARRSDDWYGMAKSLKKHELVRVLEKLLAEKAFHENNQVGNHGMAIQYLKLGSTYHLFLSGQRKLMLSIQVPEKGATNKPSKPQSKQATKKPKDQGVTAMPSPYVSLPVGRRRKKSCTMESDDENGAMTLNGYGNDGFIVDDNVEEAFEELPDHQPLKSLSRSPGLPISISTELEDLNEIHRNIVDGFVQEAKVAEEEIRKQKGLREPLFTEKELQVMAIRWTTSLNKMSKIPGIQPDKVMDHGPEILRILRRYYSGYREVMDPKCSGGNDQEIVDLISSDVEMGEDAYEDEDGEDSPYFNTNRHADIQAWHGKLKNLGSQPTQSPPRTFDKSGGGDKRCLENKQRASKNWTGGVTKRKSTGSGRKASSSSMAVQAISSAIKKMQRNSGIKAMPL comes from the exons ATGGCCCGCCTCAAGTCGAGTTCGAAATCCAGGAAGCCCAGTCTTGTTTCAAGGCCCCAGCAGCTTCTCAGCCCCTCTTGCATCACCCCTAATCGCTTGACCCCACAAGATGCTTCTGCCAGGCGCCCCAACCCCA GTACATGGAGCCCGGAGCCTAGCAAGACACAAAGCCCACCACCGGAGAAGGCCCCGGCTCCGGCCCGGGTCCGAACCCTTCGTACGAGCAGCCCCGATTTCCCCGACCTCAACGCCGATGGTCTGGAGTACTTGGACCTAACCAACGATGCCTTTGACTCCCCCGACTCGCTATCGTTCAGCAGCGATGCGAAACTCTGGCGCGAAGATTACACATCTCGACCAAATCTAGTGGCCTCGGGCGGtagaaagagaaagagcAGTGAAATCAGCGAGGAAGAATTCAGCGACCTGGGCGATTTCCCAGACATCTACGAACTTCTTGGTACCTATCCTCCCACTCCGAGCCCTGGGAGTCGATCAGGAACACGTCGAAGAGACGGGTCTCGCAGCAATCGAACACGCCGAACccgcgatggcttcaaaaACCATCTGTCAACCGAGATTTCACTCAtcagcgaggaggacgaagatgacaTACTATTGCCTTCAAGATATGCACACAGTCCGCTTGCTCGTGAGCAATCCCCTCGGAAAGCGTTACCTGTCATCGACACTCAACCTCCCTCGAAGGGAGCAACAAGCCCTTTGAAGGAGTCTGCTGTTAGTTCTGAAGCTTCCAATCCAGTCCATCAGACCAGttcgcttcctcctcgaaTGGAGGATGGCAGGGATGAGCCGTTCAGTCCTGGCTCCGACGAAGAATCTTTGACACCCCCTTCCCACAGTAGCTCAATCGCTATCTTGAAAGTCTCTACGAACAAGCCAGCACAAATCTGTACTCATGCAGCGCCGACAGCTGTGCCTGCAGCCCAGCTAGACTTTGCTTCGCCCTCCCAACGCCACACTACTCCTGGAATAGCCGCCCCCAGAGTACGCGCCATTGCGTCGAACAGCTCGCAGACTACTAAGGTTACCCCTGAAGATTCGTTCAATGAACCTCCTAGTAAAACCCCTCCCGAATCAAGTAAAGCATTGGTTCTTCTGAATCAGTTGAGTTCTCAACCATCGACCTTGACTAAATGGAGTGAGTTCATGGACAAGCTCATTCAGCAAAACGATAAGAATTTCATAAGAGCGATTAATGAGCGCTGGCCGAAGGAAAAGCGAAGTGAGGTTAAGTCAGAAAAAGAGCGATTGTTACGACAACAGAAGGCCTTCAGACAACTCGCTGCCCCAACGGATGAGTACAGAGCTCTTTGTAGGAAACGCGAAGAGCTTGCGCAAGTCATTGCTCAAGCCTACGCCCAAGGCCTTGACACGGATGAGGACGAAGTTCGACTTGATGACCTCACCGATGAAATCCAGGCGGTGGAGCAGGCCCTTCTCAAAACAATCGATGACACTGGGCTAGATGTAGCTGGCTTCCTTGGGACTTTCCAGGAACCAACGTATGGCCGCCCTCCTGCATCAGTCATTGTGATGGGCACTCAACTAATGTTTCAAAGCAGTGCCAACATGTCTATGGTGTCGAATGTTGCCACACTAGCAAGCGAGATGGGTACGCGAGTGGCTCATGAGACTCAGCTTCCCAAATCTTCTCGGAACCAGCAGTACCCGGCTGCATCGAGGATTAAGGCCTCGCAAGGGATGAGTGTTCTCGCCCAGGAGGACAATGCTGTTTCAGCTCCTCCTTTCTCAAAAGACACCGCGAAACCCTCGAATGCACCTTACCAGCCAAGACCTGCAACGAGACCATCAGTGGTGGATCCCATGCCTGTGGATGCAGAATTTGATATCGGTGACGACGGCTTCTCTGATCTGCATGAACTTCAGCTCCAGCCAGTGCTCAAAGCTGCAAGGAACTTGGTACCAGGCAGTCGAAGTCCGCCTCAAGCGACACATCGTCGCCCTGGCGATGAATTCAGTGACTtcagcgacgatgaggaaatGCTTGCTTTTGCACAGGATTATGAGACCCGTCAATCCCACGCTCCCGTCTTGCAGGACTTTGGAAAGATCTTCTCGGAGACATCTGGAAACGCTGGAGCTGTTGCAAAGCCTCGAGCCTCGTCAAAGGAGCCATTGCCCTCAGTAGCGCCAGAGTCAATCCCTGGCAAGCTGATGAAGCACCTGTGGTCACCTGAAGTTCAAAGGATGCTTAAAGACCGGTTCAGAATGAAAGGATTCCGCCATAATCAGCTTGAGGCTATTAATGCCACATTGGGGGGTAGAGACGCCTTCGTTCTTATGCCAACGGGTGGCGGCAAGTCTTTGTGCTATCAGTTACCCTCTGTTATCAAGACTGGCAAGACTCAGGGTGTTACCATTGTGGTGTCGCCTTTGCTCAGTTTGATGCAAGATCAAGTCGACCACATGAAATCTCTGGGCATTCAGGCTGTTGCATTCAATGGCGAGTGCTCTGCCGAATATAAGAGACAGGTGATGACTGCTTTCGAGGAGAGAAGCCCGGAGGACTACATTGAGCTCCTGTATGTTACCCCCGAGATGGTGAGCAAGAACGTTACCTTCAGCAATGGGATGCGAACCCTGCATGACAAAGGTAAACTTGCACGCATCGTCATTGATGAGGCTCACTGCGTCAGTCAATGGGGCCATGATTTCCGGCCAGACTATAAGACTCTGGGCCAAGTCCGCCAGAGATATCCTGGAGTGCCGGTCATGGCTCTCACAGCCACCGCGACGCAGAACGTCATCGTCGACATCAGGCACAATCTCGGAATGGACAACTGTCAAACGTTCTCACAGAGCTTCAATCGTCCAAATCTATACTACGAGGTTCGCGGAAAGACAACTAATGCCAAGTGTATGGACGAGATCGCGTCGCTGATCAAGTCCAAATATGCGAATCAGAGTGGGATTGTCTACACGGTCTCACGAAAGAACGCAGAAATGGTTGTGGAGAGTCTCTCGGACCAAGGTATCACCGCCAGGTATTACCACGCAGGCGTCGATCCCCAGGAGAAGGTCGAAGTGCAAACTGCCTGGCAACAGGGCCAGATCAAGATTGTGGTTGCAACAATTGCGTTTGGCATGGGCATTGATAAGCCAGATGTGAGGTTTGTCATACACCACGGGCTTCCAAAAAGCTTGGAAGGATACTATCAGGAGACCGGTCGCGCAGGCAGAGACGGAGATCCCTCTGACTGCATTCTCTTCTATGGCAAGCAGGATATAAGGATCCTGAAGAAGCTGATCGCTGAGGGTGATGGCAACAAGGAGCAAAAGGAGCGGCAGATGTCTATGCTCAACCGTGTTACGGCATTTTGTGACAACAAGTCTGATTGCCGACGGGCTGAAATTCTTCGCTATTTTGGCGAGGACTTCAGTGCAGCGCAGTGTGGCAAGACTTGCGACAATTGCAAAGCTGGTTTGATCTTTGAGCAACAAGATTTTTCTGAGTACGCCATTGCTGCCATCCGAGTTGTTCAGGCGCAGAGGCGGATTACAGCGGTGCAATGCGCCGACATCCTCATCGGGAGGAAGTACCCCCCTTACGAGGCACGTCGCTCAGACGACTGGTATGGAATGGCAAAGAGCCTTAAGAAGCATGAGCTTGTTCGCGTACTCGAAAAACTGTTAGCCGAGAAGGCATTTCATGAGAACAACCAAGTCGGAAATCATGGCATGGCAATCCAGTACCTGAAACTCGGATCGACATATCACCTGTTTCTCTCAGGGCAGCGGAAGCTCATGTTATCGATTCAAGTACCGGAAAAGGGCGCAACTAACAAGCCTTCCAAGCCCCAGTCGAAGCAAGCCACCAAGAAGCCGAAGGATCAGGGTGTGACCGCCATGCCGTCACCATACGTGTCTTTACCCGTTGGGCGACGGAGAAAGAAATCGTGTACTATGGAAAGCGACGATGAGAATGGAGCCATGACCCTGAACGGCTATGGGAATGATGGGTTCATTGTAGATGATAACGTGGAAGAGGCCTTTGAAGAGCTGCCTGACCACCAACCACTGAAGTCGCTCTCGCGGTCGCCTGGGCTTCCAATATCCATAAGCACCGAGCTGGAGGACTTGAACGAAATACACCGGAATATTGTCGACGGTTTCGTCCAGGAAGCAAAGGTAGCAGAGGAGGAAATCCGAAAGCAGAAAGGGCTCAGAGAGCCACTGTTCACCGAGAAGGAGCTCCAAGTCATGGCAATACGGTGGACAACTTCTCTTAACAAGATGTCTAAGATTCCAGGCATCCAACCTGACAAAGTCATGGATCATGGACCAGAGATCCTACGTATCTTGCGGAGATACTACAGCGGGTACCGTGAGGTCATGGATCCCAAGTGCTCTGGGGGTAATGACCAGGAGATTGTGGATTTGATAAGTTCAGACGTCGAGATGGGTGAGGATGCctacgaggacgaggatgggGAGGATTCTCCctacttcaacaccaacaggCACGCCGATATTCAGGCCTGGCACGGCAAACTTAAGAACCTTGGCAGCCAGCCAACTCAAAGTCCGCCGAGGACATTCGATAAGAGCGGTGGAGGTGACAAACGATGTTTGGAGAACAAGCAACGGGCCAGCAAGAATTGGACGGGTGGAGTGACGAAGCGGAAGAGTACCGGCTCCGGCCGCAAGGCTAGCAGCTCTTCTATGGCGGTCCAGGCGATCAGCAGCGCGATAAAGAAGATGCAGCGAAACAGTGGCATCAAGGCGATGCCATTGTAG